The proteins below are encoded in one region of Bacteroides uniformis:
- a CDS encoding MFS transporter has product MATLKEKIGYGFGDMSSSMFWKIFSYYLPFFYSNIFGLSLADAGLLMLVTRIWDAVSDPMMGVIADRTHTRWGKYRPYLLWIAAPFAIAGILLFTTPDMGTTGKLVWAYVTYILMMTVYTAINVPYGAMLGVMTDDSNTKTVFSSYRMFFAYGGSFIALGAWEPLCNWFKSMDYSNASSWQYAMVCIATLCFLGFLFCFSMTREHVKSVASESIGKDVKSLVRNSPWWILNGAALLSNFFNTVRGATAAYFFKDYISANAFLDFGVFNLVLYAGLFLMVGEVCNMIGVALAVPLSMKFGKKSTYIISLVCLVVLSVLFFFVPNDGLGWWLMMIFQVLISICTGIVSPLIWSMYADVADYAEQKDGTSSTGLIFSSGSMAQKFGGAFAGWAVMALLAFFGYNTAENAVQTPEALDGLKYLMSFIPAAIAALSIVVVFIYPLNKTRMAAINADLKERRENL; this is encoded by the coding sequence ATGGCAACACTAAAAGAGAAAATCGGTTATGGTTTCGGGGATATGTCTTCCTCTATGTTCTGGAAAATATTCTCCTATTACTTACCGTTCTTCTATTCGAATATTTTTGGCTTGAGCTTGGCTGATGCAGGATTGCTGATGCTGGTGACACGTATTTGGGATGCAGTGTCCGATCCGATGATGGGAGTCATTGCAGACCGTACTCATACGCGTTGGGGTAAATACCGTCCTTATTTGTTGTGGATTGCAGCTCCTTTTGCCATTGCCGGGATTTTACTTTTTACAACGCCCGACATGGGGACAACGGGTAAGCTGGTATGGGCTTATGTCACTTACATCTTGATGATGACGGTATATACGGCAATCAATGTACCATACGGGGCTATGTTGGGAGTAATGACTGATGATTCGAACACAAAAACGGTTTTCTCTTCTTACCGTATGTTTTTTGCATACGGAGGTAGTTTTATCGCTTTGGGAGCATGGGAGCCATTGTGTAATTGGTTTAAATCAATGGACTATAGCAATGCTTCCAGTTGGCAATATGCCATGGTATGCATTGCCACGCTCTGCTTTTTGGGTTTTCTGTTTTGCTTTAGCATGACGCGCGAGCATGTCAAGAGTGTGGCGTCCGAATCCATCGGTAAGGATGTGAAGTCACTGGTGCGCAATTCGCCTTGGTGGATATTGAATGGTGCGGCGTTGTTGTCGAATTTCTTCAATACGGTACGCGGAGCTACTGCCGCCTACTTCTTCAAGGACTATATCAGTGCCAATGCATTCCTCGATTTCGGGGTGTTCAATCTGGTATTGTATGCCGGCTTGTTCCTGATGGTGGGTGAAGTGTGTAATATGATTGGTGTGGCGCTGGCTGTGCCTCTGTCCATGAAGTTTGGAAAGAAGTCCACTTATATCATTTCGCTCGTGTGCCTGGTAGTGCTCAGCGTGCTCTTCTTCTTTGTGCCGAATGACGGGCTGGGATGGTGGCTGATGATGATTTTCCAGGTGCTTATCTCCATCTGCACCGGTATCGTATCTCCGTTGATTTGGAGCATGTATGCGGATGTGGCGGACTATGCCGAGCAAAAGGATGGCACATCCTCTACGGGGCTGATATTCTCTTCCGGTTCTATGGCGCAGAAGTTTGGCGGTGCATTTGCAGGCTGGGCAGTAATGGCACTGTTGGCATTCTTCGGTTACAATACCGCAGAGAATGCCGTGCAGACTCCCGAGGCGCTGGATGGCTTGAAGTATCTGATGAGCTTTATTCCTGCTGCGATAGCCGCACTTTCCATCGTTGTCGTATTCATCTATCCATTGAATAAGACGCGTATGGCAGCCATCAATGCAGACCTGAAAGAGCGCCGTGAGAACCTTTAG
- a CDS encoding glycoside hydrolase family 130 protein, with translation MEAFKEKVERLFQRHEELITRKNVAVEDGNGIFTRYKYPVVTAAHTPVFWRYDLDEKSNPYLMERIGMNATMNSGAIKWNGKYLMVVRVEGADRKSFFAVAESPNGIDNFRFWDYPITMPEDAIPATNVYDMRLTAHEDGWIYGIFCAERHDDNAPAGDLSSATATAAIARTKDLKNWERLPDLKTKSQQRNVVLHPEFVDGKYALYTRPQDGFIDAGSGGGIGWALVDDITHAEVKEEKIIDQRYYHTIKEVKNGEGPHPIKTPKGWLHLAHGVRGCAAGLRYVLYMYMTSLEDPTKLIATPGGAFMVPEGEERIGDVSNVLFTNGWIADEDGTVFIYYASSDTRMHVATSTIDKLVDYCMNTPADGLSSSASVETLKKLIDKNLQIMK, from the coding sequence ATGGAAGCTTTTAAAGAAAAGGTAGAGAGGCTCTTTCAGAGACACGAAGAGTTGATTACGAGAAAGAATGTGGCCGTGGAAGACGGCAATGGCATATTCACCCGCTATAAATATCCGGTAGTGACGGCTGCTCATACACCTGTATTCTGGCGGTATGATTTGGATGAGAAGTCCAACCCGTACCTGATGGAACGTATCGGTATGAATGCGACCATGAATTCGGGGGCCATTAAGTGGAATGGCAAGTATCTGATGGTGGTACGTGTAGAGGGCGCTGACCGTAAGTCGTTCTTTGCCGTAGCCGAGAGTCCCAACGGCATTGATAATTTCCGGTTCTGGGATTATCCCATCACCATGCCCGAAGACGCGATTCCGGCAACGAATGTATACGACATGCGCCTCACGGCTCATGAGGACGGCTGGATTTACGGTATCTTCTGCGCCGAACGCCACGACGACAATGCGCCTGCCGGTGATTTGTCCTCGGCTACGGCTACAGCTGCCATTGCCCGCACCAAGGATTTAAAGAACTGGGAACGCCTGCCCGACCTGAAGACCAAGAGCCAGCAACGCAACGTAGTGCTGCACCCGGAGTTTGTAGATGGCAAATATGCCCTCTATACCCGTCCGCAGGATGGCTTTATTGATGCCGGCAGCGGTGGTGGTATCGGCTGGGCGCTGGTGGACGACATAACCCATGCTGAGGTGAAGGAAGAGAAGATTATCGACCAGCGCTACTATCACACCATCAAGGAGGTGAAGAATGGTGAAGGTCCGCATCCCATCAAGACTCCGAAAGGATGGTTGCATCTGGCTCATGGTGTCCGCGGTTGTGCCGCCGGATTGCGTTATGTGCTCTATATGTACATGACTTCCCTGGAAGACCCGACGAAACTGATTGCCACTCCCGGTGGGGCCTTTATGGTACCCGAGGGTGAGGAGCGTATAGGTGACGTAAGCAATGTACTTTTCACCAACGGCTGGATTGCCGACGAAGACGGAACAGTATTCATCTACTACGCTTCTTCCGACACGCGGATGCATGTGGCTACCTCTACCATTGATAAGCTGGTGGACTATTGCATGAATACGCCTGCTGACGGCTTGTCTTCATCAGCTTCGGTAGAAACGTTGAAGAAGCTGATAGACAAGAATTTGCAGATAATGAAATAA
- a CDS encoding glycoside hydrolase family 26 protein, protein MRKVKFAMMILAASLLTACGSSKKEQSVNEETAAARTQETENLLANLKKIPSKGIMLGHHDDTVYGIGWEGEEGRSDVKSVCGDYPAVISFDLGELELGNAANLDKVPFDKIRKEIINQYQRGGMVSLSWHARNPKTGGDAWDVSDTTVVKSILPGGENHQKFAGWLGGVADFLHSLKTADGVKIPVLFRPWHEHSGSWFWWGEKLCTPEEYKALWHMTVDTLQAKGVDNALYAYSPGTEPKDTTEYLKKYPGDELIDVIGFDTYQFDRDAYLAGMDRALSIIDSVGKAHNKVIAVTETGYEGIPDAKWWTGTLLPALEKYPLAYVLVWRNAREKVTHYYAPYPGQTSAEDFVEFYNNPKTLFAADVNLYQ, encoded by the coding sequence ATGAGAAAAGTAAAATTTGCTATGATGATTCTGGCGGCAAGTCTGTTGACCGCCTGCGGTTCTTCCAAGAAAGAACAGAGTGTGAATGAAGAGACGGCTGCTGCGCGTACGCAGGAAACGGAGAACTTACTGGCTAACTTGAAAAAAATCCCTTCCAAAGGTATCATGCTCGGCCATCATGACGATACGGTATATGGTATCGGCTGGGAAGGTGAGGAAGGCCGTTCGGATGTGAAAAGCGTGTGTGGCGACTATCCGGCTGTTATCAGCTTTGATTTGGGAGAGCTGGAACTTGGGAATGCCGCCAATCTGGATAAGGTTCCCTTCGATAAAATCAGGAAAGAGATAATCAATCAGTATCAGCGGGGCGGCATGGTTTCGCTCAGTTGGCATGCGCGCAATCCCAAGACGGGCGGTGATGCCTGGGATGTATCGGATACGACGGTGGTGAAGTCCATCTTGCCTGGTGGCGAGAATCACCAGAAATTTGCCGGCTGGTTGGGAGGAGTGGCCGATTTCCTTCATTCGTTGAAGACGGCGGACGGCGTGAAGATACCCGTACTTTTCCGTCCCTGGCACGAACACAGCGGCAGCTGGTTCTGGTGGGGCGAAAAACTGTGTACCCCTGAAGAGTATAAGGCATTGTGGCACATGACAGTGGATACTCTGCAGGCCAAAGGAGTGGACAATGCACTTTATGCTTACTCTCCGGGCACGGAACCCAAGGACACGACGGAATATTTGAAGAAGTATCCGGGCGATGAGTTGATAGACGTTATCGGTTTCGATACCTATCAGTTCGATCGGGATGCCTATCTTGCCGGGATGGATAGGGCACTTTCCATTATCGACAGTGTAGGGAAAGCACACAATAAGGTGATTGCTGTGACCGAAACCGGTTACGAAGGAATTCCCGATGCCAAATGGTGGACTGGTACTCTGCTGCCTGCGTTGGAGAAATATCCGCTTGCCTATGTGCTGGTGTGGCGCAATGCCCGTGAAAAGGTGACCCATTACTATGCCCCCTATCCGGGACAGACATCTGCGGAGGATTTTGTGGAGTTCTATAACAATCCCAAGACGCTGTTTGCAGCTGATGTAAATCTGTATCAATAA